One Pirellulaceae bacterium DNA segment encodes these proteins:
- a CDS encoding alpha/beta hydrolase family protein, whose amino-acid sequence MRSPKTLVLSLILATCFGRSYLSGNCPAAAPGDAMLAKYFRAETIALQQQSLSDIRSLDHWTNKRSAYREQLQEMLGLSPLPSKTDLKPTITGSTSRDGIVVERLHFQSRPGLYVTGNLYRPAQVSERLPAILYVCGHGRVTIDGVSYGNKVHYQHHGAWFARNGYICLTIDSVQLGEIAGVHHGTYRYDMWWWLNRGYTPAGVEAWNCIRALDYLETRPDVDPNRLGVTGRSGGGIYSWWLTALDDRIAATVPVAGITDLMNYVVDGVIEGHCDCMFMVNTYRWDYPHVAALVAPRPLLISNTDRDNIFPLDGVVRTHQVVKRIYSLHDAADQLALNISSGPHQDTQELRINAFRWLNHHLRQDKTLITDVATKCFEPDELKVFAELPTDERNHNVHEWFVAAAPPAKPPTTESDWKQMRDAWKTALDQRVFRGWPQQQIPLNAECVFSTRDSQSTRSVFQFDSQNAVRLPVYVVQPNQTADSKIVLQVLDESGWQAFLARYANRFPQNLTTATETAASPDPIANPERTTVYVVPRGIGPTAWNPNPKKQKQIRRRFYLLGQTRDTMRIWDLRRAIQLTHALKLSQEAPFIQADKGMAALALYAALYEPGVQQLNLSRLPTSHRAGPYLLNVQRFLELPQVLTMVAERCAVTLHDVDADPWRFSTESQSNLQWPAKRVTIHGR is encoded by the coding sequence ATGCGGTCCCCAAAAACGCTGGTCTTAAGTCTGATCCTGGCGACCTGTTTCGGTAGGAGTTACCTGTCCGGGAACTGCCCTGCCGCAGCTCCGGGGGATGCGATGCTTGCCAAATATTTTCGCGCGGAAACAATCGCACTCCAGCAACAAAGTCTGTCCGACATTCGATCGCTCGATCATTGGACAAACAAAAGGTCTGCCTATCGAGAACAATTGCAGGAAATGCTGGGCCTCTCTCCGCTGCCAAGCAAGACGGATCTCAAGCCAACGATTACGGGCTCCACGTCGCGTGACGGCATTGTCGTCGAACGGCTGCATTTCCAATCACGTCCTGGGCTCTACGTGACCGGCAACCTCTATCGTCCTGCGCAGGTCAGCGAGCGACTACCAGCAATCCTTTACGTGTGCGGACACGGAAGAGTCACCATCGATGGCGTCAGCTACGGAAATAAAGTCCACTACCAACATCATGGAGCCTGGTTTGCCCGCAATGGTTACATCTGCTTGACCATTGACTCGGTTCAATTAGGAGAAATCGCCGGAGTCCATCATGGCACCTACCGGTACGACATGTGGTGGTGGCTCAACCGAGGCTACACGCCCGCCGGAGTGGAGGCATGGAACTGCATTCGGGCGCTCGACTATTTGGAGACACGACCGGATGTCGATCCTAACCGTCTTGGTGTGACAGGCCGCAGCGGGGGTGGCATTTACAGTTGGTGGCTTACCGCACTCGACGATCGCATCGCTGCCACGGTCCCGGTAGCGGGTATTACCGACCTAATGAACTATGTTGTGGATGGAGTGATCGAAGGCCATTGCGATTGCATGTTCATGGTCAACACTTATCGATGGGATTATCCGCACGTTGCCGCCCTGGTCGCGCCACGTCCCTTGCTGATCAGCAATACCGATCGTGACAATATTTTCCCACTGGACGGAGTCGTTCGCACCCACCAAGTCGTTAAACGAATCTACTCACTGCATGATGCGGCCGATCAACTTGCCCTGAACATCAGCTCAGGTCCGCACCAAGACACTCAGGAACTTCGAATCAATGCCTTCCGCTGGCTGAATCATCATCTTCGCCAAGATAAAACGTTGATCACCGATGTGGCGACCAAGTGCTTTGAACCTGACGAACTCAAAGTCTTCGCTGAATTGCCAACGGACGAACGTAATCACAATGTGCATGAGTGGTTTGTCGCTGCAGCCCCCCCTGCAAAGCCGCCCACCACGGAATCCGATTGGAAGCAAATGCGAGATGCCTGGAAAACGGCGCTCGACCAACGTGTCTTTCGGGGCTGGCCCCAGCAACAAATCCCCCTTAATGCGGAGTGTGTATTCTCGACGCGTGACAGCCAAAGCACGCGATCCGTCTTTCAGTTTGACAGTCAAAACGCCGTGCGACTGCCAGTCTATGTTGTTCAACCCAATCAAACGGCTGATTCCAAAATCGTACTCCAGGTACTGGACGAATCTGGCTGGCAAGCGTTTCTCGCCAGATACGCAAATCGCTTTCCTCAAAACCTGACAACTGCGACAGAAACTGCAGCTTCACCTGATCCCATCGCGAACCCCGAGCGCACAACGGTCTACGTCGTTCCACGTGGTATTGGACCCACCGCATGGAATCCAAACCCGAAAAAACAAAAACAAATTCGCAGACGTTTTTACCTGTTAGGGCAGACACGTGACACGATGCGTATCTGGGACCTGCGCCGCGCCATTCAACTCACTCACGCTTTAAAGTTGTCCCAGGAAGCACCATTCATTCAAGCCGACAAGGGTATGGCCGCGCTGGCTCTCTATGCCGCTCTCTACGAGCCTGGAGTCCAACAACTGAATCTATCTAGGTTGCCAACCTCTCATCGGGCCGGCCCCTACCTGTTAAATGTGCAGCGATTCCTGGAACTGCCGCAGGTGTTAACCATGGTTGCTGAGCGGTGTGCAGTGACTTTGCACGACGTCGATGCGGATCCATGGCGATTTTCAACCGAGAGTCAATCAAACCTACAATGGCCAGCCAAGCGGGTCACAATTCATGGCAGGTAG
- a CDS encoding PEP-CTERM sorting domain-containing protein (PEP-CTERM proteins occur, often in large numbers, in the proteomes of bacteria that also encode an exosortase, a predicted intramembrane cysteine proteinase. The presence of a PEP-CTERM domain at a protein's C-terminus predicts cleavage within the sorting domain, followed by covalent anchoring to some some component of the (usually Gram-negative) cell surface. Many PEP-CTERM proteins exhibit an unusual sequence composition that includes large numbers of potential glycosylation sites. Expression of one such protein has been shown restore the ability of a bacterium to form floc, a type of biofilm.) — protein MKHHPPLVRNWQAVFVSVFIFSQSASAVPVTDGLVLWLDATDPATLFQDEDLSISAALGDPVGGWQDKSGNDFHGTQFDDILQPTYQANTMNGLPSVRFDGLDGDGMVIDDGLYLERDYTAFIVNQYWGNIQGRTLQARGGPNWLHGLWGGNYGSYAEGWVGFNPAEIDVAYVADTVGTEDGSSFTVNGGNQTESNTPVGSPGNLGIGSSGGFAEVSDADVSEIVIYDRILSDTELGLVRDHLYTKYDVTRIPDLPPPPQQNVVLKGSLGTFTAVDEGVDFEGEFLYAVDVGGFGDVTVGDAEFTDGSLLDCCQDGVDLTTDEREILEWHGDANYGDLDLEQVMQSIRWSAAPAEIAIELEVEAGTPYTLQLLFAESCCDRGFDIMVENEVAVENFNVQLTQGGINNGEAGVVYSLSVIPEDNNLEIVLGDSGNDARPNPSAPDNNPILNGFTLEIGGAVIEGDFNNNGLLDAEDIDLLSAEVTSGNNNIAFDLNGDNVVTQSDRTVWVEDLKYTYFGDANFDGQFNSTDFVAVFVAAKYEDEVPMNAGWSEGDWNGDGDFDSSDFVTAFVGAGFEVGPRPAPAQTVPEPSSSLLLLLGILAIRRRRQS, from the coding sequence ATGAAGCACCACCCACCACTCGTTCGTAACTGGCAAGCCGTTTTTGTCAGCGTTTTCATTTTCAGTCAATCGGCATCTGCAGTTCCCGTCACAGACGGCCTCGTATTGTGGCTGGATGCGACCGATCCGGCCACGCTATTTCAAGACGAAGATCTTAGCATTTCGGCGGCCCTCGGCGACCCAGTTGGCGGTTGGCAAGACAAGAGCGGCAACGATTTCCATGGAACACAATTCGATGACATTCTTCAGCCGACCTACCAAGCCAATACCATGAACGGGCTTCCATCCGTTCGCTTCGATGGTCTTGATGGCGATGGAATGGTGATTGACGATGGCTTGTATCTCGAAAGGGATTACACGGCCTTTATTGTCAACCAATATTGGGGAAACATTCAAGGACGAACTCTCCAAGCACGCGGCGGCCCGAACTGGCTGCATGGACTTTGGGGCGGTAACTACGGCTCCTATGCGGAAGGTTGGGTCGGTTTCAACCCGGCCGAGATCGACGTTGCCTACGTGGCCGACACCGTCGGCACCGAGGATGGCTCAAGCTTCACCGTCAACGGCGGGAATCAAACGGAGAGTAATACCCCGGTGGGTAGCCCTGGAAATCTCGGTATCGGCTCGAGCGGGGGTTTTGCTGAAGTCAGCGACGCGGATGTATCTGAAATTGTGATTTACGATCGGATACTCTCGGACACGGAACTCGGTCTCGTGCGCGATCACTTGTATACGAAATATGATGTCACAAGGATTCCCGACCTTCCTCCACCTCCGCAACAGAATGTGGTACTCAAGGGATCATTGGGAACCTTCACAGCTGTTGACGAAGGCGTCGACTTTGAAGGCGAATTTCTCTATGCGGTCGATGTGGGCGGGTTCGGTGACGTGACCGTAGGCGATGCGGAGTTCACGGACGGAAGCCTTTTAGATTGTTGTCAGGATGGTGTTGATCTGACCACCGATGAACGCGAAATCTTGGAATGGCATGGCGATGCCAACTACGGTGATCTCGACCTGGAACAGGTCATGCAATCGATTCGGTGGAGCGCCGCACCGGCAGAAATCGCTATTGAACTGGAAGTCGAAGCAGGCACGCCTTACACCTTACAGCTATTATTCGCGGAAAGCTGCTGCGATCGGGGTTTCGACATCATGGTCGAGAACGAAGTTGCCGTAGAGAACTTCAACGTACAGCTCACTCAAGGTGGTATCAACAACGGTGAAGCGGGCGTCGTGTATAGCCTGAGCGTAATTCCCGAGGATAATAATCTGGAAATCGTCTTGGGTGACAGTGGAAATGACGCCCGACCCAACCCATCAGCACCTGACAACAATCCGATCCTGAACGGATTCACTTTAGAAATTGGTGGAGCTGTCATCGAGGGCGACTTCAATAACAACGGGCTGCTCGATGCCGAAGACATTGATCTACTCTCCGCCGAGGTAACATCGGGTAATAACAACATCGCTTTTGACCTAAACGGTGATAATGTGGTCACTCAATCCGATCGCACCGTCTGGGTTGAAGATCTCAAGTACACCTACTTTGGCGACGCCAACTTTGATGGCCAATTCAATAGCACCGACTTTGTCGCAGTCTTCGTGGCTGCTAAGTACGAAGATGAAGTACCGATGAATGCCGGTTGGAGCGAAGGGGATTGGAATGGAGATGGTGACTTTGACAGTTCGGATTTTGTGACTGCCTTCGTCGGAGCCGGATTCGAAGTAGGGCCTCGTCCTGCTCCAGCTCAGACGGTGCCCGAACCGAGCAGCAGCCTGCTGCTCTTATTGGGAATCCTAGCAATCCGACGTCGCCGTCAAAGCTGA
- the mutS gene encoding DNA mismatch repair protein MutS, with amino-acid sequence MATTPMMQQYMDAKAACGDALLFFRMGDFYELFFEDAKLAAPRVGLTLTSRDKNTENPVAMAGFPHHQLESYLAKLIKQGFRVAICEQVEDPKKAKGLVKRDVTRVVSPGTLTDDALLDPRESNYLAAIVIEQSSADASNTAGLAWVELSTGKFFATTVPRDQVADELSRIQPAECLAGEEVEWTDGLTSESMMTTLRPAWEFAYETCREALEKQFGTMTLEGFGFTDDDRLAVRAAGGVIAYLNETQKSSLEHIDRLSPYRSGQCLEIDQATRRSLEITRTLRDGNREGSLLSVIDRSVTSMGSRRLADWIANPLTEVARIEERHDAIAELLGDLPLGADLQQELKGIYDMQRLLARVATGRTNPRDLSCLARTLQTLPAIKNRMSGRTSRLLKNLEMELDLCPDLCSKLVAALEEECPLTSREGSFLRAGYNAKLDELRQLASGGKAWIAKYQAQQLEESGIPSLKVGFNKVFGYYIEVTNSHRDKVPEHFIRKQTLKNAERYITPELKEYEEQVLSADEKAKDLEYDLFVELRDLVQLSARRLQSTADILAELDVLVGLADLARKQAYCRPQMVKEPTLQIVEGRHPVLDIVEPQGTFVPNDTLANDDDGTLLLITGPNMAGKSTYIRQVALITLMAQVGSYVPAKQATIGVADRIFARVGASDELSKGQSTFMVEMTETARILNTATRQSLVILDEIGRGTSTYDGLSLAWAIVEHLHDQIGCRTLFATHYHELTDLDQTLEKVRNLNVAVKEWQDNVVFLHKIVEGSADKSYGIHVARLAGIPGDVNERAKQILSRLEAEHLDGEGRPKIPPPHFERPQGDVQLTLFGAVEHPLLDEIRESDINQMTPLDALTCIQSWKNQLKDG; translated from the coding sequence ATGGCCACGACACCGATGATGCAGCAATACATGGATGCGAAGGCAGCATGTGGCGATGCTTTGCTGTTCTTCCGCATGGGCGATTTCTACGAACTGTTCTTTGAGGACGCCAAGCTCGCTGCCCCGAGAGTTGGGCTCACGCTGACCAGTCGCGACAAGAACACGGAAAATCCTGTCGCGATGGCAGGTTTTCCCCATCACCAATTAGAAAGTTATCTGGCGAAACTGATCAAGCAAGGGTTTCGCGTCGCAATTTGCGAGCAGGTGGAGGATCCCAAAAAAGCGAAAGGGCTGGTCAAACGGGACGTGACTCGAGTGGTCTCGCCCGGCACTTTGACGGATGATGCCCTGCTGGATCCTCGCGAAAGCAATTATCTGGCCGCCATTGTCATTGAACAGAGCTCGGCGGACGCGAGTAACACAGCGGGTCTCGCCTGGGTTGAACTCTCTACCGGCAAGTTTTTTGCGACGACCGTGCCTCGAGACCAAGTGGCGGATGAGCTTTCTCGGATTCAGCCGGCGGAGTGCCTCGCTGGCGAGGAGGTTGAATGGACAGATGGATTGACTTCCGAGTCGATGATGACCACGCTCCGACCTGCTTGGGAGTTCGCGTACGAGACGTGTCGAGAAGCTCTTGAAAAACAGTTCGGAACGATGACCTTAGAGGGCTTCGGTTTTACCGATGACGACCGATTGGCGGTTCGGGCAGCCGGAGGCGTTATCGCCTATCTAAACGAGACTCAGAAATCATCACTGGAGCATATCGACCGACTTTCGCCCTATCGGTCTGGACAGTGCTTGGAGATTGATCAGGCCACCCGACGAAGTCTTGAAATAACGCGAACGTTACGAGATGGAAATCGCGAGGGTTCGTTATTGTCCGTAATTGATCGATCCGTGACCTCGATGGGATCGCGACGCTTAGCCGATTGGATTGCCAATCCGCTGACAGAGGTAGCTCGAATTGAAGAACGTCACGACGCGATCGCTGAACTCCTGGGGGATTTGCCGCTGGGCGCTGATCTTCAGCAAGAGTTGAAGGGCATCTACGACATGCAGCGTCTGTTGGCACGAGTTGCCACCGGTCGGACGAATCCACGCGACCTGAGTTGCCTGGCTCGGACACTGCAAACACTCCCCGCGATCAAAAATCGAATGAGTGGACGTACAAGTCGATTGTTGAAGAACCTCGAAATGGAGTTGGATCTCTGTCCGGACTTGTGCAGCAAATTGGTGGCGGCACTGGAAGAAGAATGTCCACTCACGTCCCGAGAGGGAAGTTTTTTACGGGCTGGTTACAACGCCAAGTTGGATGAACTGAGGCAATTAGCTTCTGGCGGGAAAGCGTGGATTGCCAAATATCAGGCACAACAGTTGGAAGAGTCAGGGATTCCCAGCTTGAAAGTCGGATTCAACAAAGTGTTCGGCTATTACATCGAGGTGACCAATTCACACCGTGATAAGGTCCCCGAGCATTTTATTCGCAAGCAGACACTCAAGAATGCGGAACGTTACATCACGCCTGAGTTGAAAGAGTACGAGGAGCAAGTGCTCTCGGCCGACGAAAAAGCGAAAGATCTTGAGTATGATCTGTTCGTTGAGCTGCGTGATTTGGTGCAATTGTCAGCAAGACGTTTGCAGTCGACCGCTGATATTCTTGCCGAACTGGATGTCCTGGTAGGATTGGCCGATCTTGCCCGCAAGCAGGCTTATTGCCGTCCTCAGATGGTCAAAGAACCCACGCTCCAGATCGTGGAAGGTCGACATCCTGTCCTGGATATTGTTGAACCCCAGGGAACCTTCGTACCGAACGACACACTGGCCAATGATGATGACGGAACATTGTTGCTGATTACCGGCCCGAACATGGCTGGTAAAAGTACCTACATTCGGCAGGTGGCTTTGATTACATTAATGGCTCAAGTCGGTAGCTATGTGCCCGCCAAACAAGCCACAATCGGCGTCGCTGATCGTATTTTTGCGCGCGTCGGCGCCAGTGATGAGTTGTCAAAGGGGCAAAGTACTTTCATGGTTGAGATGACCGAGACCGCACGGATTCTCAACACGGCAACCCGTCAAAGCTTAGTGATCCTGGATGAAATTGGCAGAGGGACCAGTACTTATGACGGCCTCTCGCTTGCCTGGGCGATTGTCGAACATTTGCATGATCAAATTGGGTGTCGCACCTTATTTGCCACACATTATCACGAGTTGACCGATCTGGACCAAACCTTGGAAAAGGTTCGAAATCTCAATGTGGCTGTCAAAGAATGGCAAGATAATGTTGTCTTCTTGCACAAAATTGTGGAAGGTTCTGCAGATAAAAGCTACGGCATTCATGTCGCTCGACTTGCAGGAATTCCTGGGGATGTGAATGAGCGTGCAAAACAGATTCTGTCTCGTTTGGAAGCGGAGCATCTTGACGGTGAAGGACGACCAAAAATACCACCGCCACATTTTGAACGACCGCAAGGTGACGTCCAATTGACGCTGTTTGGAGCGGTAGAACATCCCTTGTTGGACGAAATTCGTGAATCGGATATCAATCAAATGACGCCATTGGATGCTCTGACTTGCATTCAAAGTTGGAAGAATCAACTGAAGGACGGCTAA
- a CDS encoding 6-pyruvoyl tetrahydropterin synthase family protein: protein MSESFRVKLTKDYLVFSAAHFITFNGNICERLHGHNYRVAAEVDGPLDENSYVIDFIALRDYLKQMVDELDHRVILPAQHPRIRVVADDREVIVTFEERRWIFPLEDCVILPVPNTTAELVAKYFGDRLLSKLAELGCCEPSALRIGVDENNGQWAEWEWTADA, encoded by the coding sequence ATGAGTGAGTCTTTTCGAGTGAAACTAACCAAGGACTACTTGGTTTTCAGTGCGGCACATTTCATCACATTCAACGGTAATATTTGTGAGCGGTTGCACGGGCACAACTATCGTGTTGCCGCGGAAGTCGACGGTCCGTTGGATGAGAATTCCTACGTGATCGATTTCATTGCCCTACGAGATTACTTGAAGCAGATGGTCGATGAATTGGATCATCGGGTTATCCTGCCGGCTCAGCATCCGCGGATCCGCGTCGTCGCCGACGATCGCGAGGTCATCGTGACTTTTGAGGAGCGACGTTGGATTTTTCCATTGGAAGATTGTGTTATCTTGCCGGTTCCGAATACCACGGCGGAACTGGTGGCAAAATATTTCGGAGATCGCTTATTGTCGAAGCTGGCAGAACTTGGCTGCTGCGAGCCATCCGCTTTACGGATTGGTGTCGATGAAAATAATGGCCAGTGGGCGGAATGGGAGTGGACGGCCGATGCTTGA
- a CDS encoding triphosphoribosyl-dephospho-CoA synthase, with the protein MLTIGQSATLACLLEVNAPKPGNVHRGADFDDATLNDFAASAVAIGPVMERAGSQTVGRTVLDAIQATDRVTRSNTNLGIVLLFAPIAAVASELDLERSLPDVLSSLKADDAALIYQAVRQANPGGLDPAGEPVRGDDIHAQPPSDLIVAMRAAADRDTIAKQYANGFQELFQLVVPCLLKHQELSVPDRIVNAHLQVMSQIPDTLIARKGGRDLAKESAARATAVLEAGDVMTEDYQRALADFDFWLRSDGRRRNPGTTADLIAAGLFVLLRGNKLQVPFG; encoded by the coding sequence ATGTTGACGATTGGACAATCCGCAACGCTTGCTTGTCTGCTGGAGGTCAATGCGCCTAAGCCGGGCAATGTTCATCGAGGGGCTGACTTTGACGATGCGACGCTTAACGACTTTGCTGCAAGTGCTGTGGCCATTGGTCCGGTCATGGAGCGAGCGGGAAGTCAGACGGTTGGACGAACCGTGTTGGATGCCATCCAGGCTACCGATCGGGTTACCCGATCGAATACGAATCTGGGCATCGTGCTGCTCTTTGCGCCGATAGCAGCCGTCGCAAGCGAACTTGATTTGGAAAGATCGCTGCCCGATGTGTTGAGCAGTCTGAAAGCCGACGACGCGGCGCTCATTTACCAAGCCGTGCGACAAGCGAATCCGGGCGGTCTGGATCCAGCGGGTGAACCCGTGCGGGGTGATGATATTCACGCGCAGCCGCCCAGTGACCTGATCGTCGCGATGCGTGCTGCTGCTGACCGAGACACCATTGCCAAACAATATGCCAACGGATTTCAGGAGTTGTTTCAGTTGGTCGTTCCCTGCCTACTGAAGCACCAGGAACTGTCAGTTCCAGATCGAATTGTGAACGCACATCTGCAGGTAATGAGTCAGATTCCGGACACTTTGATCGCACGGAAAGGCGGGCGTGATTTGGCGAAAGAATCAGCCGCTCGTGCGACCGCGGTGCTTGAGGCCGGTGACGTCATGACCGAAGATTATCAACGGGCTCTTGCCGATTTTGATTTTTGGTTGAGGTCCGATGGTCGTCGGCGTAATCCAGGGACTACCGCTGACCTGATTGCGGCTGGCTTGTTTGTATTATTGCGTGGTAACAAACTACAAGTTCCCTTTGGCTAG
- a CDS encoding alpha/beta fold hydrolase: MPKTDWKTAYPYESHWSHCGDYRYHFVDEGQGEPLLMVHGNPTWSFYWRRLIDSFSSEFRCVAPDHLGCGLSDKPADYGYQLQTHIDNLVRLIDELDLRNVTLLGHDWGGAIGLGAAQARPDRFKQFVLFNTGAFPPPYIPLRIRVCRFPVVGRYALQGLNLFSQAAVRMAVADQSKLSATAREGLLAPYDSWEHRVAVYGFVKDIPASPKHPTWATLDRIEQQLASLADRRVLLIWGMRDWCFTPECLRRFQQHFPSAEVLELEDAGHWVVEEASEKIIQRLNEFLAGKSIEVV, from the coding sequence ATGCCGAAGACTGATTGGAAAACTGCTTATCCGTATGAGTCGCATTGGTCGCATTGTGGGGATTACCGTTATCATTTTGTTGATGAGGGACAGGGTGAGCCGTTATTGATGGTGCACGGAAATCCGACGTGGTCGTTTTACTGGCGGCGACTGATCGATAGCTTCTCCTCGGAATTTCGCTGTGTCGCTCCCGATCATTTGGGATGTGGGTTGAGCGATAAGCCGGCTGATTATGGTTACCAGTTGCAAACACACATTGACAATCTTGTTCGGCTGATTGACGAACTTGATCTGCGCAATGTGACCTTACTGGGGCATGATTGGGGAGGAGCGATCGGCTTGGGAGCGGCTCAGGCACGTCCCGATCGGTTTAAGCAGTTTGTGCTCTTCAATACAGGAGCCTTTCCGCCTCCCTACATCCCATTGCGAATTCGTGTTTGTCGTTTTCCGGTCGTGGGTCGCTACGCGCTGCAGGGTCTGAACTTGTTTTCGCAAGCTGCGGTCAGGATGGCAGTCGCAGACCAAAGTAAGCTGTCTGCTACGGCTCGTGAGGGATTGCTAGCGCCCTACGACAGTTGGGAACATCGCGTTGCTGTCTATGGGTTTGTGAAGGATATTCCAGCCTCGCCAAAACATCCGACCTGGGCTACGCTGGACCGCATCGAACAGCAATTGGCATCCTTGGCCGATCGGCGAGTCTTGTTGATCTGGGGGATGCGGGATTGGTGCTTTACTCCCGAATGTCTACGTCGGTTCCAACAGCATTTTCCTTCGGCTGAGGTGTTAGAGCTTGAGGACGCGGGACATTGGGTGGTTGAAGAAGCCAGTGAAAAAATCATTCAGCGGCTCAATGAGTTTTTAGCCGGCAAGTCGATTGAAGTCGTTTGA
- a CDS encoding CbiX/SirB N-terminal domain-containing protein — MNVNKPLNQLGFGNELSSILSSSEWALEQIGIIVVDHGSRREESNQLLLVVADHLRVETGLERIEPAHMELAEPSIKTAYDRVVARGAKLVIVHPYFLSPGRHWHQDIPRLAAEAARPYPETRFVVTAPLGIHGLMLQIIQDRIQQCLRRAVFDSETCDVCRDTAGCQILPAAPLSDGPSPE, encoded by the coding sequence GTGAACGTGAATAAGCCTTTGAATCAACTGGGTTTTGGAAATGAATTGAGTTCGATCTTGTCATCCAGCGAATGGGCTTTGGAGCAGATCGGTATTATCGTGGTGGACCACGGTTCCCGCAGAGAAGAAAGTAATCAGCTGTTGTTGGTCGTGGCTGATCACTTGCGTGTTGAAACGGGGTTGGAACGGATAGAGCCGGCCCATATGGAGTTGGCTGAGCCTTCGATTAAGACCGCTTACGATCGCGTCGTGGCACGGGGAGCCAAGCTGGTCATTGTGCATCCTTATTTCTTGTCACCCGGTCGCCATTGGCATCAGGATATTCCTCGTTTGGCGGCGGAGGCCGCTCGGCCATATCCTGAGACGAGATTCGTCGTCACGGCGCCGCTGGGGATCCATGGTTTGATGCTTCAGATCATTCAGGACCGCATTCAGCAATGTTTACGGCGAGCTGTTTTCGACTCCGAGACCTGTGATGTGTGTCGGGACACTGCCGGCTGTCAAATCTTGCCCGCGGCACCTCTCTCGGACGGACCCTCACCAGAATGA
- a CDS encoding NAD(P)-dependent oxidoreductase — translation MQVAVTGATGFVGRYLVDHLLDAGHACRCWRRPASQTQGFPDDGRIEWVEGELNQADATCDLVSGCDAVIHAALDRPGAGFRGAEGDLVEFVEANLVGTLRLIETARQQDVNRFVFISTCAVHEVILEDRPLDETHPLWPMTHYGAHKAAIEKFIHAYGLGQQYSICALRPTGIYGVTQPPTESKWFDLVKAVVAGEAVECHRGGKEVHVSDVAKAATLLLTAEGIEGQAYNCYDRYVSEFEVATIAKEISGSQAEILGGTKSPKHQIQNQKICSLGMTFGGQNRLRKTVAQLVEAVKVGAAT, via the coding sequence ATGCAGGTTGCAGTCACGGGGGCGACAGGATTTGTGGGCCGATATCTCGTCGACCATTTGCTCGATGCGGGACATGCCTGCCGTTGTTGGAGGCGACCCGCAAGTCAGACCCAAGGCTTTCCTGACGATGGTCGGATCGAATGGGTCGAGGGCGAATTGAATCAGGCCGATGCGACCTGTGATCTCGTGTCGGGTTGTGATGCAGTAATTCATGCGGCTTTGGACCGACCTGGTGCCGGTTTTCGAGGAGCAGAGGGCGATTTGGTCGAATTTGTGGAGGCAAATTTAGTCGGCACTCTGCGATTAATCGAGACAGCCCGCCAGCAAGACGTGAATCGATTCGTCTTTATTTCAACCTGTGCCGTTCACGAGGTGATCTTGGAGGATCGGCCGTTAGACGAAACCCATCCGTTGTGGCCAATGACGCATTATGGCGCCCATAAAGCTGCTATCGAAAAGTTTATTCATGCCTATGGTCTTGGCCAGCAATACTCCATTTGTGCACTTCGACCTACTGGGATTTATGGGGTAACCCAACCACCCACCGAGAGTAAATGGTTCGATTTGGTAAAGGCTGTCGTTGCAGGGGAAGCGGTGGAGTGTCATCGTGGTGGCAAGGAAGTTCACGTGTCTGATGTCGCCAAGGCGGCTACGCTTTTGCTGACTGCGGAGGGAATCGAGGGGCAAGCCTACAACTGCTATGACCGCTATGTGTCAGAATTCGAGGTTGCCACCATTGCCAAGGAAATCTCGGGTAGTCAAGCTGAAATTCTCGGTGGAACAAAGTCACCGAAGCATCAGATTCAAAACCAAAAAATTTGCTCACTCGGTATGACCTTTGGCGGTCAAAATCGTTTGAGAAAAACGGTGGCTCAATTGGTCGAGGCCGTCAAAGTTGGTGCGGCCACCTAA